A genomic segment from Cyanobium sp. NIES-981 encodes:
- a CDS encoding DUF3370 domain-containing protein, producing the protein MTLPLRLLLSVATGVVSATVLLPPPAAARSARPAPAAAPTPAPAPATAPAPAPVLRPQTVAPLPGGLDTVLVVNDNNPELITGPGILLSTFAGRGRGVPEAHLDVPLSGRFDLFSHHVYAGKPDTLDSTLWLAVVAQPRGPKPVTLRLLGGSTALSQSLDPAMAGAPFLPLPPLLAETTTPAYAGPGSRVATELLARTTSPEIPRQWTLPPGSPSSLLVLPLPVRGLDPLLNGRNLQLRLLSSGPVSLATLAAFGPNDSPPPADTWARLLDGGLSPKEHTPTPRGASGRIIYSRVSGVQIGSTWRGTITDPGQRWLSASAAPISWPIASLERGSLGTDQIQTAELKAFYPGTAWAAHGNYGVEYDLTIPLRNTGSTPVTLQLALESPIKGDRPEGGLRFNVTPSRAVMFRGPIEVSGLDGPGGRPSRRRRFHLVQRAGDPGPALGTVSLAPGAQRSLRVRLIYPADATPPQVLSLLPVKQSPPTPASRQP; encoded by the coding sequence ATGACTCTCCCCCTCCGTCTCCTGCTCTCCGTGGCCACCGGTGTGGTCAGCGCCACGGTCCTGCTGCCGCCCCCCGCCGCGGCGCGCAGCGCCAGACCCGCCCCGGCCGCGGCCCCCACCCCGGCACCAGCACCAGCCACGGCGCCGGCGCCGGCGCCCGTGCTGCGGCCCCAGACCGTGGCCCCCCTGCCCGGCGGGCTCGACACCGTGCTGGTGGTCAACGACAACAACCCGGAGCTGATCACGGGGCCCGGGATCCTGCTCTCCACCTTCGCGGGCCGGGGCCGCGGCGTGCCGGAGGCCCATCTCGATGTCCCCCTCAGCGGCCGCTTCGATCTGTTCAGCCACCACGTGTATGCCGGCAAGCCGGACACGCTCGACTCCACCCTCTGGCTGGCGGTGGTGGCCCAGCCGCGGGGGCCGAAGCCGGTGACCCTGCGCCTGCTGGGGGGCTCCACCGCCCTCTCGCAATCCCTGGATCCGGCCATGGCGGGGGCACCGTTCCTGCCGCTGCCGCCGCTGCTGGCGGAAACCACCACCCCGGCCTACGCCGGCCCGGGCAGCCGGGTGGCCACCGAGCTGCTGGCCCGCACAACCAGCCCCGAGATTCCGCGCCAGTGGACCCTCCCCCCCGGCAGCCCCAGCAGCCTGCTGGTGCTCCCCCTGCCGGTGCGGGGGCTCGATCCCCTGCTGAACGGCCGCAACCTGCAGCTGCGGCTGCTGAGCAGCGGCCCGGTGAGCCTGGCCACCCTGGCCGCCTTCGGCCCCAACGACAGCCCACCGCCAGCGGACACCTGGGCCCGCCTGCTCGACGGTGGGCTCAGCCCGAAGGAGCACACGCCCACCCCGCGGGGGGCCAGCGGCCGGATCATCTACTCCCGCGTCAGCGGCGTGCAGATCGGCAGCACCTGGCGCGGCACCATCACCGATCCCGGCCAGCGCTGGCTGAGCGCCTCCGCCGCACCGATCTCCTGGCCGATCGCCTCGCTCGAACGGGGCAGCCTCGGCACCGACCAGATCCAGACCGCCGAGCTCAAGGCCTTCTACCCCGGCACCGCCTGGGCCGCCCACGGCAACTACGGCGTGGAGTACGACCTCACCATCCCGCTGCGCAACACCGGCAGCACGCCGGTGACCCTGCAGCTGGCGCTGGAATCGCCGATCAAGGGCGACCGGCCCGAGGGGGGGCTCCGCTTCAACGTCACCCCCTCGAGGGCGGTGATGTTCCGGGGGCCCATCGAAGTGAGCGGGCTGGATGGGCCGGGGGGACGGCCCAGCCGCCGCCGCCGCTTCCATCTGGTGCAGCGGGCGGGCGACCCAGGCCCCGCCCTGGGCACCGTGAGCCTGGCCCCGGGAGCCCAGCGCAGCCTGCGGGTGCGGCTCATCTACCCCGCCGACGCCACCCCGCCCCAGGTGCTCAGCCTGTTGCCTGTGAAACAATCCCCTCCGACCCCAGCCAGCCGCCAACCGTGA
- the bchI gene encoding magnesium chelatase ATPase subunit I: MTQARKRRVFPFTAIVGQEEMKLALLLNVIDPRIGGVMIMGDRGTGKSTTIRALADLLPEIPVVAGDPYNSSPDDPDLQSAEVRQRAEQGEQLPVEQRQVPMVDLPLGATEDRLCGTIDIEKALSEGVRAFEPGLLAKANRGLLYVDEVNLLDDHLVDVLLDSAASGWNTVEREGVSVRHPARFVLIGSGNPEEGELRPQLLDRFGMSVEVRTVRDPELRVQVVDQRTAFDNDPDGFNAAVQTTQDALQARVVEAQNRLPQVEIDDDLRIRISAVCGELDVDGLRGDIVTNRAARALAAFEGRTEVSEDDVARVAACCLRHRLRKDPLEQIDSGERVVKVFCKVFDRADTSDRSQFELALVA; the protein is encoded by the coding sequence GTGACGCAAGCCCGCAAGCGCCGGGTCTTCCCCTTCACCGCCATCGTGGGGCAGGAGGAGATGAAGCTGGCCCTGCTGCTCAATGTGATCGATCCGCGCATCGGCGGCGTGATGATCATGGGCGACCGGGGCACGGGCAAGAGCACCACGATCCGTGCCCTGGCCGATCTGCTGCCCGAGATCCCCGTGGTGGCGGGCGACCCCTACAACAGCTCCCCCGACGACCCCGACCTGCAGAGCGCCGAGGTGCGCCAGCGGGCCGAACAGGGCGAGCAGCTGCCGGTGGAGCAGCGCCAGGTGCCGATGGTGGACCTGCCCCTGGGCGCCACCGAGGACCGCCTCTGCGGCACGATCGACATCGAGAAGGCCCTCAGCGAGGGCGTGCGGGCCTTCGAACCCGGCCTGCTGGCCAAGGCCAACCGCGGCCTGCTCTATGTGGACGAGGTGAACCTGCTCGACGACCACCTGGTGGACGTGCTGCTGGACTCGGCCGCCTCGGGCTGGAACACGGTGGAGCGGGAGGGGGTGAGCGTGCGGCACCCGGCCCGTTTCGTGCTCATCGGCTCCGGCAACCCCGAGGAGGGGGAGCTGCGGCCCCAGCTGCTGGATCGCTTCGGCATGAGCGTGGAGGTGCGCACCGTGCGCGACCCCGAGCTGCGCGTGCAGGTGGTGGACCAGCGCACCGCCTTCGACAACGATCCCGACGGCTTCAACGCCGCGGTGCAGACCACCCAGGATGCGCTGCAGGCCCGGGTGGTGGAGGCCCAGAACCGCCTGCCCCAGGTGGAGATCGACGACGACCTGCGCATCCGCATCTCCGCCGTGTGCGGCGAGCTCGATGTGGACGGCCTGCGCGGCGACATCGTGACCAACCGCGCCGCCCGGGCCCTGGCCGCCTTCGAGGGCCGCACCGAGGTGAGCGAGGACGACGTGGCCCGGGTGGCCGCCTGCTGCCTGCGCCACCGCCTGCGCAAGGATCCCCTCGAGCAGATCGACTCCGGCGAGCGGGTGGTGAAGGTGTTCTGCAAGGTGTTCGACCGGGCCGACACGAGCGACCGGAGCCAGTTCGAACTGGCCCTGGTGGCCTAG
- the ruvC gene encoding crossover junction endodeoxyribonuclease RuvC, translated as MRILGIDPGLARVGYGVIEVQEEPGASAQPQQLLDCGILRTDPGRSEGQRMVEIAADLRVLLRRWRPQLAVVEKFFFYRSSTTIAVVQARGVVIMTLARFRVPVMELPPMQIKQALTGNGHADKPEVLEAVMRELALEAPPRPDDAADALAAALTGWFQR; from the coding sequence GTGCGCATCCTGGGCATCGATCCGGGGCTGGCCCGGGTGGGCTACGGCGTGATCGAGGTGCAGGAGGAGCCCGGGGCCTCCGCCCAGCCCCAGCAGCTGCTCGACTGCGGCATCCTGCGCACCGATCCCGGCCGCAGCGAGGGCCAGCGGATGGTGGAGATCGCGGCCGACCTGCGGGTGCTGCTGCGGCGCTGGCGGCCCCAGCTGGCGGTGGTGGAGAAGTTCTTCTTCTACCGCTCCAGCACCACCATCGCCGTGGTGCAGGCCCGGGGGGTGGTGATCATGACCCTGGCACGGTTCCGGGTGCCGGTGATGGAGCTGCCGCCGATGCAGATCAAACAGGCCCTCACCGGCAACGGCCATGCCGACAAGCCCGAAGTGCTGGAGGCCGTGATGCGGGAGCTGGCCCTGGAGGCCCCCCCCCGGCCGGACGATGCCGCCGACGCCCTCGCGGCCGCCCTCACGGGCTGGTTCCAGCGGTGA
- a CDS encoding 5-formyltetrahydrofolate cyclo-ligase, with protein MPHPEPPSASAARKRLLRQQFRERRRTLLPACAGALAEVLAAQLPTLLAAASPQDAAQPGARPAARGWLGLYWPLPGEADLRPVLQAIAACRGRLALPAIAAGRLHYRPWQPGAALQADACGIPAPPGSAGDLAASDLRLILVPALAVDRHGLRLGYGGGWYDRLRSDPDWRRVEALAVLPQGCVVDRLPQEPWDIPMDGWISEAGLTRPCREP; from the coding sequence ATGCCCCATCCCGAGCCCCCGTCAGCCTCCGCGGCCCGGAAACGTCTGCTGCGGCAGCAGTTCCGGGAACGGCGCCGCACCCTGCTGCCGGCCTGCGCCGGGGCGCTCGCGGAGGTGCTGGCGGCTCAGTTGCCCACCCTGCTGGCGGCGGCATCGCCACAGGATGCCGCCCAGCCAGGTGCCCGGCCGGCTGCGAGGGGATGGCTGGGCCTGTACTGGCCACTGCCGGGCGAGGCCGATCTGCGGCCGGTGCTGCAGGCGATCGCAGCCTGCCGGGGCCGCCTGGCCCTGCCGGCGATCGCAGCCGGCCGGCTGCACTACCGGCCCTGGCAACCGGGCGCCGCGCTGCAGGCCGATGCCTGCGGCATTCCCGCTCCCCCTGGCAGCGCCGGCGATCTGGCCGCCTCCGACCTCCGCCTGATCCTGGTGCCGGCCCTGGCCGTCGACCGGCACGGCCTCCGCCTCGGCTACGGCGGAGGCTGGTACGACCGGCTGCGCAGCGACCCCGACTGGCGTCGGGTCGAGGCCCTGGCGGTGCTGCCCCAGGGCTGTGTGGTCGATCGGTTGCCGCAGGAGCCCTGGGACATCCCGATGGACGGCTGGATCAGCGAGGCAGGCCTCACCCGGCCGTGTCGCGAACCTTGA
- a CDS encoding SufE family protein, with product MAEPTSGATGSPALDSIVARLAGTSDPRRRYEYVLWLAKKLEPLPEQFRSDTFKVKGCVSQVYVVGQLLDGHLHWRGDSDAAITKGLLALLIEGLEGLTPEQAAAIDPAFIAATGLQGSLTPSRANGFLNILAMMQAQARALAA from the coding sequence ATGGCTGAGCCCACATCGGGGGCCACGGGCAGCCCCGCCCTCGACTCCATCGTGGCGCGCCTGGCCGGCACCTCCGACCCCAGGCGCCGTTACGAATACGTGCTGTGGCTGGCGAAGAAGCTCGAACCCCTGCCGGAGCAGTTCCGCAGCGACACCTTCAAGGTGAAGGGGTGCGTGTCCCAGGTGTACGTGGTGGGCCAGCTGCTGGATGGCCACCTGCACTGGCGAGGCGATTCGGACGCCGCCATCACCAAGGGCCTGCTGGCCCTGCTGATCGAGGGCCTGGAGGGCCTCACCCCCGAGCAGGCCGCAGCGATCGATCCGGCCTTCATCGCCGCCACCGGCCTGCAGGGCAGCCTCACCCCGTCGCGGGCCAACGGCTTTCTCAACATCCTGGCGATGATGCAGGCCCAGGCCAGAGCGCTGGCGGCCTGA
- a CDS encoding homoserine dehydrogenase has product MTIGIGLLGLGTVGAGVASILASPEGRHPLVAALRLQRVAVRDLNRSRPTSPPAELLTTDPEAVVDDPGVDIVVEVMGGLEPARTLILRAIAAGKPVVTANKAVIARHGEEIAAAAAAQGVYVLIEAAVGGGIPIIEPLKQSLGSNRIQRVSGIINGTTNYILSRMAAEGAAYADVLADAQRLGYAEADPAADVQGGDAADKIAILTRLAYGGTVPRGAIPTEGIDQLEARDVAYAARLGFVVKLLAVAQLMEAEGEHASSDHPLLDVRVHPTLVPSTHPLAGVNGVNNAILVEGDPVGQVMFYGPGAGAGPTASAVVADILNIAGIRQATGGSGGSLDPLLAAGSWRTCSLVEGSLTTHRNYVRLRTRDEAGVIGKIGTCFGEAGVSIQSIVQFAAQDQDGGDADAEIVVITHEVLEANFRRALARIEALPEVESVAACLRTL; this is encoded by the coding sequence ATGACCATCGGCATCGGCCTGCTCGGACTGGGCACAGTGGGCGCCGGTGTGGCGAGCATTCTGGCCAGCCCTGAAGGCCGCCATCCCCTGGTGGCCGCCCTGCGGCTCCAACGGGTGGCGGTGCGGGATCTCAACCGCTCCCGGCCGACCTCCCCGCCAGCCGAGCTGCTCACCACCGACCCCGAGGCGGTGGTGGACGATCCCGGCGTGGACATCGTGGTGGAGGTGATGGGCGGCCTCGAGCCGGCCCGCACGCTGATCCTGCGGGCGATCGCCGCCGGCAAACCCGTGGTCACGGCCAACAAGGCCGTGATCGCCCGCCATGGCGAGGAGATCGCCGCTGCGGCCGCCGCGCAGGGGGTCTACGTGCTGATCGAGGCGGCCGTCGGCGGCGGCATCCCGATCATCGAACCGCTCAAGCAGTCGCTGGGCAGCAACCGCATCCAGCGGGTGAGCGGGATCATCAACGGCACCACCAACTACATCCTCAGCCGCATGGCCGCCGAGGGCGCCGCCTACGCGGACGTGCTGGCCGATGCCCAGCGGCTGGGCTATGCCGAGGCCGATCCCGCCGCCGACGTGCAGGGGGGAGACGCCGCCGACAAGATCGCCATCCTCACCCGCCTGGCCTACGGCGGCACCGTGCCCCGGGGTGCCATTCCCACCGAAGGCATCGACCAGCTCGAGGCCCGCGATGTGGCCTATGCCGCCCGCCTGGGCTTCGTGGTGAAGCTGCTCGCCGTGGCCCAGCTGATGGAGGCCGAGGGGGAGCACGCCAGCAGTGACCACCCCCTCCTGGACGTGCGGGTGCATCCCACCCTGGTGCCCAGCACCCACCCCCTGGCCGGGGTGAACGGTGTGAACAACGCCATCCTGGTGGAAGGCGATCCGGTGGGGCAGGTGATGTTCTACGGCCCCGGGGCCGGGGCCGGCCCCACCGCTTCGGCCGTGGTGGCGGACATCCTCAACATCGCCGGCATCCGGCAGGCCACCGGGGGATCGGGCGGCAGCCTGGATCCCCTGCTGGCGGCGGGCAGCTGGCGCACCTGCTCGCTGGTGGAGGGATCCCTCACCACCCACCGGAACTATGTGCGGCTCAGGACGCGGGACGAGGCGGGGGTGATCGGCAAGATCGGCACCTGCTTCGGCGAGGCCGGTGTGTCGATCCAGTCGATCGTGCAGTTCGCCGCCCAGGACCAGGACGGCGGCGATGCGGATGCCGAGATCGTGGTGATCACCCACGAGGTGCTGGAGGCGAACTTCCGCCGGGCCCTGGCCAGGATCGAAGCCCTGCCCGAAGTGGAGTCGGTGGCGGCCTGCCTGCGCACCCTCTGA